A segment of the Ictalurus punctatus breed USDA103 chromosome 24, Coco_2.0, whole genome shotgun sequence genome:
CATTTATACAGTGGCCCATTTCCTTAATAATGTCGAATAATTGTACACTTGATTAAAAATATGCATTGTATATTCTCCATTGTAAATAATTGAGGTACAACGTTAAGAACTTGATAAGTGTAACTTAatttacttcctgttatttCACGTGGTAAAAGAGTACCTTATAACTTTACACAAGAAATTATTATTGGTATGAATAGCATTAATATTTCTCCATTTATCTCCATATGATAATTTTATTGTAGTGCTGGGTCACAACTTGAGTCCAACATGATATTTGGGTCCTGAGGCAAAACCAgctgagaaccactggtctagggTTAGACCTGTGGTCGATATCTGTTGTGTGAGAACTAGCTAGTGGATAAGAATTGGCAAACGATCCCAttggtaggaaaaaaaaaaaagaaacaatcaaaatgaaaatcataacgctagaccagtggttctcagcTGGTTTTGCTTCAGGACAGAAATTTAATATTGGACTCAAGTTGCGACAAAACACTGCAATAAAATTATCTACATCACAGGACTGCTGAACACTCAAGAAGCACGTGCTAACTGGGGATTCGAGCTCCCAACACCAGGGTGAATGCTCTtctgttgcaaaaaaaaaaaaaaagacactccAAACTATACTTAAACCAGTAATGTTACCAGCAATAATGAGAGTTCCAATCTCACAGTCTGTCATCCGttaattttgtattttccaTGCAGCTTCTTCACTCAGTATTGCGCAACTTCTAGCTCTGGTTTTGAGTTCCTCCAGTACTGGAGTCACCAAATAGAAAGATTGTGGCAGTGTTTTCATGTTATCGGCCTTTCGGATGAAGCAGACTAATCTCAGTGGACCAGGAAGTAAGTGAAGTACTGGGGTCCAGCGGTATGATGATAGTGAGGATGCAGAAAAGGCCATCTAACGAAGACAAACAGTGGAGGCAAGTAGTTCATGACAAGCACTTGATACGTGTTCaggtataaaaaacaaaaacaaatgcagattATGTTAAAgcactaaaatattattttttcaaaatgtgtgtgGCATGTTGTAAATTGGGATACCACATTAatcttttcaaaataaaagcaccAAAAAATTAGGGAcatataaaattaattttattatccttttttttttttttttttttttttaaatttctacAGTGTAGTTGCTTCTCTAGACACCATCATAAAATACAGCAGCTACATTTTCAGCCGGACAATATCTGGTATGTGCCTGAATCTCAATATAGAATTACTGaatggaaacaaacaaaaggaaaaaagaaaacaaatacaattcTGTCTCTGCTCAGCGTGTtgtaataaaagtaaaaacgAGGGCTGGAAACAGCGTTGAGAGAGCTAATCCTCATCAGGGTTGCGCACCAGCAGCAGTGGGGACTTGTGTGGCTAGGGTGCTGGGTGAGGGGATGACAGGAGAAGCAGTCATGTTGGCCATGGGCTGTGACGACGACATGGATGTGATGCCTCCTAAATCAGAACACATCAGCACAACATAGtgttcattttgtcatttttttatttttatttagtcttAGTCCTGTGTCAAATGTCCCTGAataattattaacacatttgGCCAACAAAATTGGGGCCAAACCACAGTGAGCCTATACAGACTATGAAGCCCAGTAGGCTATTCCTTGCGGCTGTTAAAGAATCTGAGCTCAGCCACGGATGATTAGCAGCCCCTGGTTAAATTAATcgatttcatttaataaattaaaatcaattaataaaattaattttaaaaaaacaaaaacaattatgtCTAATACTGTAATTGAGGCGTTTATTCAAGCAATGTATTACAAACAGAAACAAGTATACTACAGAGAAATTTCATGTCAGAGCGGGATCTGagcaaaaattaaaaagttttaCCGGCGAGTGCTCTACAGACCACAGGGGGAGAAATCCACCACCCCCCTCCCCCGGCAAACCACACCCTGAACATAAACACctcaaaaatatacaataactAAGACTTATTTCATGTCTCCTCCAAACAATATGTTTTCTTGAGTATCAAGAGAGGAACGTTtaggaataaacacacacacatgtaaaatctatatcctgaatgtatttatttctgtaaagctgctttgggacaatgcccactgttaaaagcgctatgcaaatgaaactgaactgaatttatGAATTGTGTATCCTTATCTTCCATATCACGGCCCTCTTCCCTCTCACGCCGAGCTTTTTTCCAGGTGGTCCAAAGTAATTTATAACTTTTCCTTCTGTAATTCATAACATATCCTTCTGTTAAGATTTTTGGCTTAGTTAAGACTCCATTAACTTCCCCGAGGTGGTCTTATCGGTCCTGTGAGGACGCGCGCTGATTGGCTGCAGCCTGCAGGTATTATGGCCAATCGTGAAAGTCAACATTGCGCAACCACACGCAGAATATCCCGCTATCTTTATATGCAGAACTCACGTTCACATGaggacttatatatatatatatatatatatacactctttttttgtagacaaaaataagTCATTTTGGTCTTGTATTTTTCCATCAACAATATTGCATGGTGATACAGTCACAGTTAGTGTTTAACAGGCATTGTCTCGTCTTGGTCATGGAAAAAAGGTCGTTGTCGAGCATTTTCGGTCAGAGTTTTCGTGAACGAAATTAACACTAGCGCAAGATCAGTTCAACCAACCTTGCAGAGATGATTACCTAGTTGGGGTAATCTGAACATGGGTTAAAATGGCTCGGGGAAAATTTTACCAGTCATCATGCTGGAGGTGCTGACGGGAGTGGAGCCAGTGGAAAGCCCCGATGTAGAGCCCATCCTTGCCTGATCTTTTACTATGGGATCTGTGAAGGGACAAACAATACAGTTTAACAGCAGACACACTGACTCTGAAACAAATGGAAGATAAGAACTTGTTTAATTTAGTCCACCACTAAATTAACATATTGTACAAAAGGTACAATAATGTTTAATCCTTCATGAACATAAGCTCttgcatgtaaaaataaataaataaataaaatcccttGCATATTCAGGTGTAAGAGGAGTTCACAGGATTATGTGCGAGATCTACATGAATCCTCTCAAACTTGCATTAATGCAGTCTGCAATTAATAGTCATGTGAACACCAATACTAAATGCCACGCCACTACTGAAAATTACCACACAATTAGTTAATTCAATGATTAGAGTTGATGTTCCGagtttagtattttattttctcagttGAATCGAGCTGCAAGTCAGTTAACATGCAACTGAAATGCAAAAATGAAGAGTACACAAACTATTTCTTGCAACTTCAGATGTGTTTGATCCAAATGAATGCCTAGGTTGCTGTTCTTTGTTGTATGTTGTTGCATGCCTATGAAAAGTATAGTGAGAAAAAAtcagtacaccccatggaaatctctggctttttatttatttgacatatttggacgagTAAACGTTTGATTCTCTtagaaacagtgtctattaataaatacattcatacacttgaacaaaagcagcaggaaaatgagctttttcaatcatttattcaacagaaatgtcaacagatgtgatatccttctgtggaaaaaagtaagtacaccctcgGCCTCAGAAGCTTGTAtcgccccctttagcagaaataacttctcgTAGGCGTTTTGGATAATCGTCCACCAGGTCtgctggaatttctgaccactcttccatggaatattctttcagttacaGGATGtgtgagggttttcttgcatgttctgcccgtttcaaatcccttcacaacatttcaatgggattcaaatccgggctttgacgaGGCCATTCCATATCCctgcatttcttctttttgagccgttccttggtggatttcctcgtgtgcttaggatcattatcctgttgaaatgtcctctttcggttcaactttcagacagatggcctcacatctTCAAGCACTCTCTGATATAATGCAagattcatagttgaatcaatgaatgcaagctgtccagtaaGACCTGTCCATAacacaggttccacctgcactccctaagcaagTTCTGGTCACTGGCACCCGATCTTCAAcgcctgattctaattttacgGATTTGAagctgtgataaatgtaggggtgtacttactttttccatgtgactgatctctTTTTTGTTAATCAAAATTGtggaaattactacaaaatgtcaatagtacgtgtcatttgatagagtgtcatttattaataggcaccgtttcaaagtggatcaaatgtttgcttgtccaaatatgtcaaaaaagccaaaacaaaaacaatttccacagggtatacttattttttcacatgactgtatatgtaCTATTACAAGTATATGTGGGACTCACAGAAGTATGGGTGCTCCATGGCCTCCCGGGCTGTGAGGCGAGCTTGATGGTCATAGCGCAGAAGCTTGTCTAGAAAGTCCAGAGCTTCAGTACTGACCAGGTGCTGGTTCTCACTATGCACAAACCTCTCCCACCTCTTCCTGGAATGTCTGGAGGAAAAGGTGTGTGCAGTAGGTaaagaagttttaaaaaatgtaaaaagggaTCTTAATGCCTTGTACATAGGACAATACATGATGGAGCgaaaacaggaaagaaaaaaaaaaatcaaatattaagATAAACCAGACACTGAAGTCTTACCTGCCCAAGATATCATTGAACCGTGGATCAAGTTCGATGTTGTATTTGTCAATATAGTCATATAGGTCTTCTGTGCCCAGAACTTTGGCAATTCGTACAAGCTGTAAAGACAGTACTCATTTAAGCACTAGAGTGAAAGTAGCACATGCACCACCAGTCAACAGTAAGACCCTTATTCTGTGTTATTGAACAATATCAATGCAACTGCTTTACAAACATCGGGAAATTATGTGTTTCTGCACTCATCTGCCCTTTCTCGGTGTGTTGCAAGATGCCAATAAGGTGAGTTTAGAATGGGAAAAATCCGGAAAAATCCACTTGTTGACTGGCTGTGTTTTTAGGACGTTAAAATAAGCTCAGTAAACTTAATAACTATTGAACAATTATAGCAAGTGCAAAAAACAACGCATCTGGACTGTTAGAGATCAAGAAGTATGGTCTAGAACAGagcttctcaaccttttgtaactccCCTACCATGTgtggcccccccccccccccaatattggaggagaccaggtataatgattatctattctatataaactctgtctacagtatatataaatttCTGAACCACTAATAACGCTGGTAATCTTACTCACGCATGCTCATTTATACagctaatcagccaatcacgtggcagaaGCACAAGACATGATAATGATGCTTAAAGGTGTAACGTAAATAAACTCAATTGAAAACAAGTGTCGGTCAGTGTGTACATTTAATCTACGTGTATGCCACTCACCTGATCATAGTTGTCATGTCCATGGAAGAATGGTTCTTTCCTGAAAATCATACTGGCCAACATGCAGCCTAAACTCCACATGTCTAAACTGTAGTCATACATCTGACAATCACAAGAACAGAGCAAAAATTCATTTTGatctgcaaaaaatatatatatattttggcaTCCAACATTAAAGctacaaatatttttgtaaaaaaaaaaaaaaaacttcataaaaagattttatgaaaataaaatactctTTAATATGATGTTGCTGAGCTGATTTGTGATGATTTTTAGATTTGTGTTACTGCTGAAAGGATAaggtatttatttgttctctaCTTTGGTGGGAAGCTGGtgaatattcattattatttattttaacagtcATCTGGTTTATCCAAGTTGTGGAATTGGTATCATTACCCAGTTGTGAAGTTATTTTAGCTGAAGAGATAACAGCTGGTGTAACTATTTACATTCGGTGTGTAAAGACTCAAAGATGTAACTGCTGTCAAAGATGCTTCTACATAGtactgaataaatatataaaaaaatacatatatatgtatataaaaggGATGAAACAGTTACGGTTTCATGATAAAATTCCCCGACGGTCAGGATTATCACgtcacatttaattatcattaaaaccgtGTGCGATTTATAAAACTCACGgtaaatgctgtccacacacCCAGCATGAGTCTGACGCAAATCCGAAGTCTGGTCATATGttggattttataaaaatgctgagggaaaCCTAACAGAAGATGGTAACCCTGTCTGCAGAGGTTGTTGCTAATGCCGTGCACATTTCACTTCCACTTCTACATTTGCGGCAATTCGGAGGCgacaattgcttgaatggtgggatCATTAAAGGGACGTGCAGAAGGGGGGGCCTTCTGGGGACTTGAGCCCCTGCCCTTTttctacattatttaaaagtgcccctctcaactttaattaataaacaattatattatgtaaaaagcatttgaattcaaattaacaTGAGAGTGTGCACAAAAGGGTAGTAAGTAAGCCGGAGAATGTTCCTATTTATTTGTCCGACCTGAGTCTGCCGTCAGATAGTCTCGTTATCACGATGCGATCGGGATTCTCGAATCTCGCTTCAACAGGCAGACCGGTATGCTGAGACCACTAGCTCTTCTGCTAACCTTTTTGTGTTAGCAGCGTTTTATATGCTTATGACCGTTGTAGTTTACAAACTGATTGAGAGGGAATGTGTTTGTAAATACTAGCTACTCAAGTTCATTACATTATCAGACATGAAAGTAACTCttattatatgtatgttatatagTCAGTAAAGGCACGATGCCAAACAGACAAAGACggcagaaaatgaaataaaaactgaagaaGGAGGCGGCGAAAGGGACATCTTAAAACTTTGAGACTAAAAAGCTCCTCCTGTCAGTCGgctcagctcgcctcactcctcctgtcagtcggctcgcctcactcctcctgtCAGTCGGCGTGGCTCACTCCtcctgtcagtcggctcgcctcactcctcctgtcagtcggctcggctcgcctcactcctcctgtcagtcggctcggctcgcctcactcctcctgtcagtcggctcgcctcactcctcctgtcagtcggctcgcctcactcctcctgtcagtcagctcggctcgcctcacttctcccgtcagtcggctcgcctcactcctcccgtcagtcggctcgcctcactcctcccgtcagtcggctcgcctcactcctcccgtcagtcggctcgcctcactcctcccgtcagtcggctcgcctcactcctcccgtcagtcggctcgcctcactcctcTTGTCAGTTGGCtcgcctcactcctcctgtcagtcagctcggctcgcctcactcctcctgtcagtcggctcgcctcactcctcctgtcagtcggctcggctcgcctcacttctcccgtcagtcggctcgcctcactcatCACATGATAAATGAAATTTGACTCCGGCTGATCTGTACTGTGACTCtgactcattcggctcatgcTAATTTAAACAcacgttcagtttttaattgtagcgtccgttctctaactgaactaaatgatttttattactataaaaaacgACAAAACAAAGGTGGGGGCGGTGCCGTAGTAGGCAATTGATGTAAACGGTGTGCAGCTGAACACCGGTATCACCGTCTATCGCAGCAAGCTGAGTTTAATTTAATATAGGTAATCATTTAATTATCAATCACAGTGCGATCAAGGTGTGGAAAATGAAGTGATGCCAGAGGAGGAACAGCGAGAACCAATATCTAGGTGAAAGATGAGAGCATGGGGAGGTTAAAGAAAGAATAATATAGATTTgacgttttttttgtgtgttatcaCTTATCTTTGAATTAACATTCTACCTTTTTGGCTTTACTGCAATAGTTTTGTTCCAGTGTGGGTGAAAATGTATCCCTGGCTTTTAGCAGAACATTAATGCTACAAATCTCTACTAGATCCCTGTAAGTTAGTTTGGGAGTGCTCTTTAAAGGTCTTCATGCCAATACAACAAGTGTATAGTTTAGGTAGGTACCACCTCAGACCAATGTTAACCCACAAAATAACCCTTGTGAAGTTGTCTGAACACTTTCTGCACCGACTTTATTTTCCTGCATGAAGATGAGTACAAAATAGAAGACTTTACGCATCATACAATCTAACTGTAGGCCAGCAAAGCACACACAACCGTGGGTAAGCACGTAAAATTCACCTATTGTAAAATGCACAATAGAGAAAGGAATCTGACagccctaacacacacaccaacctgGTAGTCAACGAGTAGTTCAGGTCCTTTAAAGTATCGGGAGGCCACTCTGACATTGTACTCCTGACTTGGGTGGTAAAACTCAGCCAGGCCCCAGTCTATCAGACGAAGCTGAGAAACCAAACAACACATTATGGTCTGGGTCTTACAGAAACACTGCACTtgataatcatcatcatatcGTGTCTCCTCAGAGACTTTATTGGTCCCCTTGCATAGCCTGCAGTTTTCATCACTGATGTGGCTGCGAAGGTTATTTGATGCACTCCTCATTCTCTGAAACAGGAGTCTAGAGTGTTACAAGAACCGCACTGATGTAACAAATGACGATCAGAAATGAGAAGGTCAATACCTTTCTGTGCTCGTGATCAATCATGACGTTATGGGGCTTGACGTCTCTGTGCATGATTCCCATACTGTGGCAGTAGTCCAAGGCCTGAGaagacaggattttttttttcaggtacTCAAAGGATAAGATACTATTGAATGAACAAATGGAATAAGAGACCAAAATATTTTACAGAGGAGGTACCCATAGTAATACAGGAAATATCCTTAACTTGACCAAAACGCCCCTCATTTTCACCGACCTTCCAGGTTCAAGAACAAAATGAGCCTCACTGGGCGAGTGAGATGCAGTTTCAAACGTCTTAACCTGACAGGAGTCAAACTCCAGCTCTGCACCCCTCCAACCACTGAGGCAAAGTACTCGCATCACAAGAGTGATTTCCGAATTCAAAACCATTCTATGGAGTCTTGCACTCAAACCACAGcaacataatgtaataatgtctGACAAGCTAGTTCGATAATTGAGTGAACAAGAAATAGGGAATAATGGAAATGAAATCCTACAGACCCCTCTACAGGTGGATGAGAGAAGCAGAAATGCTGGCCACATGATTTGAAAACATCTGAGCATTATCGGTTCTTTCTGTGCCATGGGACATCAACAAGCACAGACTGCTTGTTTATATTCGCAATGATTTCGCTAATTACCAGGTAACCGGCGTTTTAATGTGTGCTAAGGAGCTACAACTTACCTTTAAGATCTCGTACATGTAGAATCGGATGTCATAGTCTGATAGTGTTTGATACAATTGCTGTGAAAAATAAGGGGAAAGAGCTGGGTTCTCCTCACTTTCAAAACATGCCATTAATGACTAGGATTTATACGAGCGAGCAAGAGTTTCACCTTAAAGTCTGTGTTGTTAACATGTTCAAAAACCAGAGCAGGCGTTCGAGActtagaaagaaaaaacagaaagaaattaGCAAAATATATTCAGAAAACACTGAAATCCCAACACCTATCTTTTCCAAATAAGCAGAGAGGACTTCTTAATAATTACTCAAATCAAAAATAAGTTAGTGTTATCTgctactttatttttattcaataacCCATGacacacaacaataacaactgTCTTACAAAGATTCATTagtacaaaataaaaccctTCGCTGGGATCTGATTTTTGATGTACTCTGATACTAACCACTGGATCCTTGACAATGTCTAAAAGTGAGATGATGTTTGGGCCACCGCGCAGATTCTCTAAGATCTTTATTTCtcgttttattttcttcttctttactgGCTGTagacagaaaggaaaaaaaaagaaaaaaagaaggagacAAAAACTGagtccaaaaacattttcagttccAGGCACTGATTGTGTTGCACTCGTCCCATCCTGTCTCCAGTAAAGTCAAGCTCAAAATAAAATCCTGGCTACATTAACAGAGATGTGACTAATCTCCACAAGCATTTATCACATAGCATGAAAGAAACCTCTCATCTCACAAAATGTTATCGCATGAATCTGGAGCCATGTTCAGTTGCAAGAAGAAAGAGGAATTCTCTCTTAAAGAAAGTCTCCCTCTCTTAAGTTGGGTTTTTGCCGACAGGATTGAgttacaaatcttttttttttttttttttttttttaaaaaacagcccACAACACAAACAAGCTTATTTGGCAAAGATGCTCGTCAGTGATCTGGAAAATGAGAGGTGGGATGGCATGTAATGTAAGAGGTCTGGTCTATTCAGATATATTGTGCTCCAATAAACTGAAATGAACTCCATTTGTTCTCAAAGGTTTCCTATGGCGTAGCAGTACACCATTATGTCTATGTGATGCTCATGGAtcgatcatccatccatccatcccacaaatccattcattctgtcaattccCATCCACCCATCAATAATATTCTATACAGTTAAATCTATTGACAACTCTATTCATTAATCAATGataaacacaccacacataatTACACAGGTGTccagataaataaacaggcaCTTTAATGTACTTACTTTGAGGATTTTAACAACTACTTTCTCATTGTTTGTGATATTGATAGCTTCGAAAACTTCACTGTATTTGCCACGCCCCAATTTACGGACAAGCTGGTAGTCATCTTGGttcctttaaaaacaaatacaagttGTTTTATTGCAACTAAATACATAAcgtaaaattaaaatataatgatgataataataatacacaaggTAACCACGGGGGGTCTGGGGGTGTGGCTACTGTAAAACCTGGTATACATTTGAACACGCAAGAAAACAAGCAGCATTTTTAATCACGTTCAAATTAGAATTGGCATTAAAATGATTTGTACAGTGATCATTGTTACACTTCATTTTAGGCCTATTGGccttttttgtccccccccaaTCTCTTTCATCCTAAAATGTGCATGTTACAGCCCAAAAAGTATTGTTTTTGACTATGAATATAGTTATCTGATTTTATAATAATAGATACATAATATATACTAACCAGGGTGTCAGTTACTATCGGAGCATtaaacatacagtgggggaaataagtattgaacgcttaaacatttttttcagtaaatatatttccaatgaggttgttcacatgaaattttaacttcacaacattaaagtctatgaatgaagttatgtgtaataaagaggaatgacacggggggaaaaagtattgaacacactaactgaaatgtatttaatacttagtagaggagactttgtttgtaatgacgcttcaagacacttcctgtatgaagagattaatgggtcgcagtattcaggtgtgatttcggtccgttcttctaaacatattgtctttaaatcttgttcagttggattcgagtcaggtgattggctgggccattctaacaccttgattttttttctctgaaaccaattgattgtttcctttgctgtatgctttagatcgttgttctgctggaagctccacccacgtctcatctacatcatcctggtggatggcagcagattcttctctagaatctcccggtaaagggctccattcatcgttccttcaattatatgaagtctgccagtaccatgtgatgaaaaacagccccacaccatgatgcttcacctccaaacttcactgttggtgtagtgtttttagggtgatgtgcagtgccatttcttccccaAACATGGTGTgcagtatgacagccaaaaagtttaattttgctctcatctgaccagactacactctccccgtatttcataggcttgtccaaatgagttgtagcaaactttaaacagcTTCgccatgccttttctttagtaatggagtcttgcgggtgagcgtgagcagtggagtgcattgcgcattgttttctctgtgacgatgttacctgctgcctccaagtgtttctggagctctttccgagtggtccctggctcttgggctactcttctgactattcttctgactccctggtcagatatcttgcgaggagctcctgtgcgtggccggttgatgacggagtgatgttgcttccactcgTGGATAATGACCCtgatggtgcttactggaggattcagaagttttgaaatacgtctgaatccgattccatcaatatgttttgcaacattaaggttgtgaaggtcttgggagagctctttgcttttaccgatcatgagatgttttttgtgacaccttggtaatgaaaagcctttttatagaccatcaatttactaacccagctgatattaatctgcacagataggaggtataattacttacagatctCAGCTGGCTCCTTTCCTTctttgccttggagaactgctttttcttagcgtgttcaatacttttttccccgtgtcattccactttattacacataactttatttatggactttaatgttgtgaattctttatagttctggatttcttgagttaatactgacgtctggtgaaaatCTCATGTGAACAACCTCATTGGAATTATATTTACTGAAtcaaatgttgacgcgtccaatacttatttgcCCCACTGTATCAACACAACTGTAGATCACATTGGCTTATCTGACATTTTTATTGGGcagaaaaagatgaaaaagTGTTCCTacacaaaatgcataaaatgcAGGCAGGCTGAACATGTAAACTGAGCTCAGATGTTCGTTCCAGTTTTGTGTGATCTAACAAAAGCAAACAATTTTGTTCAAAAAGACACATGAAGGATTTACAGATGTGTTTGCATTCAGGAGTCATAATATTTGGTGACGTCTTTGTAATAATTTGACCACGTCCTGCATAGATCATATTTTCTTAGCTTTCTTAAATGGGCTCAAAACAAGATCGATAACCTGACGGACTGAACGCCAAAGCAGCTGTTTCAGCCTGCTTTACTATATCTTTATCAGCACAAACATAGCACCAGCAGGCTCACCCCCACTCCACAACATGCGACTCGTAGTCCCAGTACTCGCGAGGTCTCTGTGTGTTCACGTCTGGGTAAACCCGGGATCGGCTGGTCACTGGTCCAGACATTATCAGAATGTGTTGCTGCTTCTGTCAGGCCTATGAGAAAGAGAAGATGTCCACCAAG
Coding sequences within it:
- the zgc:86598 gene encoding STKc_CK2_alpha domain-containing protein isoform X1 produces the protein MSGPVTSRSRVYPDVNTQRPREYWDYESHVVEWGNQDDYQLVRKLGRGKYSEVFEAINITNNEKVVVKILKPVKKKKIKREIKILENLRGGPNIISLLDIVKDPVSRTPALVFEHVNNTDFKQLYQTLSDYDIRFYMYEILKALDYCHSMGIMHRDVKPHNVMIDHEHRKLRLIDWGLAEFYHPSQEYNVRVASRYFKGPELLVDYQMYDYSLDMWSLGCMLASMIFRKEPFFHGHDNYDQLVRIAKVLGTEDLYDYIDKYNIELDPRFNDILGRHSRKRWERFVHSENQHLVSTEALDFLDKLLRYDHQARLTAREAMEHPYFYPIVKDQARMGSTSGLSTGSTPVSTSSMMTGGITSMSSSQPMANMTASPVIPSPSTLATQVPTAAGAQP
- the zgc:86598 gene encoding STKc_CK2_alpha domain-containing protein isoform X4 encodes the protein MSGPVTSRSRVYPDVNTQRPREYWDYESHVVEWGNQDDYQLVRKLGRGKYSEVFEAINITNNEKVVVKILKALDYCHSMGIMHRDVKPHNVMIDHEHRKLRLIDWGLAEFYHPSQEYNVRVASRYFKGPELLVDYQMYDYSLDMWSLGCMLASMIFRKEPFFHGHDNYDQLVRIAKVLGTEDLYDYIDKYNIELDPRFNDILGRHSRKRWERFVHSENQHLVSTEALDFLDKLLRYDHQARLTAREAMEHPYFYPIVKDQARMGSTSGLSTGSTPVSTSSMMTGGITSMSSSQPMANMTASPVIPSPSTLATQVPTAAGAQP
- the zgc:86598 gene encoding STKc_CK2_alpha domain-containing protein isoform X3 — encoded protein: MSGPVTSRSRVYPDVNTQRPREYWDYESHVVEWGNQDDYQLVRKLGRGKYSEVFEAINITNNEKVVVKILKPVKKKKIKREIKILENLRGGPNIISLLDIVKDPVALDYCHSMGIMHRDVKPHNVMIDHEHRKLRLIDWGLAEFYHPSQEYNVRVASRYFKGPELLVDYQMYDYSLDMWSLGCMLASMIFRKEPFFHGHDNYDQLVRIAKVLGTEDLYDYIDKYNIELDPRFNDILGRHSRKRWERFVHSENQHLVSTEALDFLDKLLRYDHQARLTAREAMEHPYFYPIVKDQARMGSTSGLSTGSTPVSTSSMMTGGITSMSSSQPMANMTASPVIPSPSTLATQVPTAAGAQP
- the zgc:86598 gene encoding STKc_CK2_alpha domain-containing protein isoform X2, which translates into the protein MSGPVTSRSRVYPDVNTQRPREYWDYESHVVEWGNQDDYQLVRKLGRGKYSEVFEAINITNNEKVVVKILKPVKKKKIKREIKILENLRGGPNIISLLDIVKDPVSRTPALVFEHVNNTDFKQLYQTLSDYDIRFYMYEILKALDYCHSMGIMHRDVKPHNVMIDHEHRKLRLIDWGLAEFYHPSQEYNVRVASRYFKGPELLVDYQMYDYSLDMWSLGCMLASMIFRKEPFFHGHDNYDQLVRIAKVLGTEDLYDYIDKYNIELDPRFNDILGRHSRKRWERFVHSENQHLVSTEALDFLDKLLRYDHQARLTAREAMEHPYFYPIVKDQARMGSTSGLSTGSTPVSTSSMMTGKIFPEPF